The Paeniglutamicibacter sulfureus genome includes a region encoding these proteins:
- a CDS encoding acylneuraminate cytidylyltransferase: MSTNSEAKTLVIIPARGGSKGIPLKNLRRIGGQTLLARAIESAFATPSVLDVVVSTDHPDIKAEALANGATVIDRPAEIAGDTASSESVLLHALGTLDVLPQITVFIQCTSPVIDPADLQAAITTVASGAADVSFAVVPDHGFHWSCDETGAAQASGHDAARRPRRQDREPRFRETGAFYVMDTAGFLEAEHRFFGSLALAQVPEDHGIDIDTEADLALAQWRLTHNTPVAGIDVDALVTDFDGVHTPDTAYLGQDGSESVRVSRSDGMGISLLKKAGIHLLILSTETNPVVTARATKLGVEVAQAVSDKATVLNQWIADLGLDPERVAYLGNDVNDLDAMNQVGWPLTVADAQDSVHLAARHRLSRPGGRGAVREAADLILAGTTSQNTVTATVPASGPLEPSLVR; encoded by the coding sequence GTGAGTACGAACAGCGAAGCGAAGACCCTGGTCATCATCCCGGCCCGCGGGGGATCAAAGGGAATCCCGCTAAAGAACCTGCGCAGGATCGGCGGCCAAACCTTGCTGGCCCGGGCCATTGAATCCGCGTTTGCCACGCCGTCAGTTCTCGACGTCGTGGTCAGCACGGATCACCCGGACATCAAGGCGGAGGCGTTGGCAAACGGCGCAACAGTCATCGACCGCCCGGCAGAGATCGCCGGTGACACAGCAAGCAGCGAATCGGTGTTGTTGCACGCCCTGGGCACGCTGGACGTTCTCCCCCAAATCACCGTTTTCATCCAATGCACCTCGCCGGTCATTGACCCGGCAGACCTGCAGGCGGCCATCACCACGGTTGCCAGCGGGGCGGCGGACGTCAGCTTTGCCGTGGTTCCCGACCACGGGTTCCACTGGAGCTGCGACGAAACCGGGGCCGCCCAGGCCAGCGGACACGATGCCGCACGGCGTCCGCGACGGCAGGACCGCGAACCGCGGTTCCGCGAAACCGGGGCGTTCTACGTCATGGACACCGCGGGATTCCTTGAGGCGGAACATCGCTTCTTCGGCTCCCTGGCCCTGGCCCAGGTGCCGGAGGACCACGGAATCGACATCGACACCGAGGCCGACCTGGCCTTGGCCCAATGGCGACTGACCCACAACACGCCCGTGGCCGGGATCGACGTTGACGCGCTGGTCACCGACTTCGACGGCGTGCACACCCCGGACACCGCCTACCTCGGCCAGGACGGAAGCGAATCGGTACGGGTCTCCCGTTCCGACGGAATGGGCATCTCGCTGCTGAAGAAGGCAGGAATCCACCTGCTGATCCTGTCCACGGAAACCAACCCCGTGGTCACCGCCCGGGCCACCAAGCTCGGCGTGGAAGTCGCCCAGGCCGTGAGCGACAAGGCCACCGTCCTGAACCAATGGATCGCCGACCTCGGCCTGGATCCGGAACGCGTCGCCTACCTTGGCAACGACGTGAACGACCTGGACGCCATGAACCAGGTCGGCTGGCCACTGACGGTGGCGGACGCGCAAGACTCCGTACACCTCGCTGCCCGGCACCGCCTTTCGCGGCCCGGCGGCCGCGGCGCGGTGCGGGAAGCCGCCGACCTCATCCTGGCCGGCACCACCAGCCAAAACACCGTGACAGCCACCGTCCCGGCATCCGGGCCACTGGAACCCTCACTGGTTCGCTAG
- a CDS encoding N-acetylneuraminate synthase family protein has translation MTITTTETAPVAIGEQTLGTGQQVYVIGEIGINHNGDMEIAKQLIDVSAKAGANAVKFQKRTPDISTPMDMRDKIRSTPWGDMTYLDYRYRVEFDAAQYKELIRYAAAQGLHAFASPWDVPSVEFMEEQGAVTHKVASASVTDIELLKALAETGKPIILSTGMSTIEQIDKAVETLGTDKLVMMHATSTYPLPPEEANLRMITTLQERYQVPVGYSGHERGLQISLAAVALGAVTVERHITLDRTMWGSDQASSLEPKGFEALIRDIRILEQAMGDGVKKVFPGELAPLSRLRRVDA, from the coding sequence ATGACTATCACCACCACGGAAACCGCACCCGTCGCCATCGGCGAGCAGACCCTGGGCACCGGCCAGCAGGTTTATGTCATCGGCGAGATCGGCATCAACCACAACGGTGACATGGAGATCGCCAAGCAGCTCATCGACGTCTCCGCCAAGGCCGGCGCCAACGCCGTGAAGTTCCAGAAGCGCACCCCCGACATCTCCACCCCGATGGACATGCGCGACAAGATCCGTTCCACCCCGTGGGGCGACATGACCTACCTGGACTACCGCTACCGCGTCGAATTCGATGCAGCGCAGTACAAGGAACTGATCCGCTACGCCGCAGCACAGGGCCTGCACGCCTTCGCCTCCCCGTGGGACGTCCCCTCGGTCGAGTTCATGGAAGAGCAGGGCGCAGTGACCCACAAGGTCGCCTCCGCCTCGGTCACCGACATCGAGCTGCTCAAGGCCCTGGCCGAGACCGGCAAGCCGATCATCCTCTCCACCGGCATGTCCACCATCGAGCAGATCGACAAGGCCGTGGAGACCCTCGGCACCGACAAGCTGGTCATGATGCACGCAACCTCCACCTACCCGCTGCCTCCCGAAGAGGCCAACCTGCGCATGATCACCACGCTGCAGGAGCGCTACCAGGTTCCGGTCGGCTACTCGGGCCACGAGCGCGGCCTGCAGATCTCGCTGGCAGCAGTCGCCCTGGGCGCCGTCACCGTCGAGCGCCACATCACCCTTGACCGCACCATGTGGGGCTCCGACCAGGCCTCCTCGCTGGAGCCGAAGGGCTTCGAGGCACTGATCCGCGACATCCGCATCCTCGAGCAGGCCATGGGCGACGGCGTCAAGAAGGTCTTCCCGGGCGAGCTGGCACCGCTGTCCCGCCTGCGCCGCGTCGATGCCTAA
- a CDS encoding glycosyltransferase family 2 protein gives MPSTATLPPVKARVPGRISVIIPAMDQQDFIGDALASLALQQLKGRELEVLVVDDASTDATVAITAEFGTRIPGLKILTHHANRGVSAARNTGLENASGEFVVFLDPDDWFAPNHLAQLADGLEALDVDFVRCDHVRVTGANRTLHHAPQANRNIVLDPADDISPIHTATMIDYPLVWAGMYRAEVLESAAPRFNEELRTCEDRAWMWELCLNAKSYAVLNAPGVFYRRGLPGSLTQVFDDRQLDFVDAYAGILDMVLDDPAHETHAPKALRQFLAVSCHHLKRSAEFPPALRQALRLRIADRLAMVPTPLLEDGLAQLDAKRRKTLTGLRPSAAAKRESK, from the coding sequence ATGCCCTCCACAGCCACACTTCCCCCCGTCAAGGCCCGCGTCCCCGGCCGCATCAGCGTCATCATCCCCGCGATGGACCAGCAGGATTTCATTGGCGACGCCCTGGCGTCCCTGGCCCTCCAGCAACTGAAGGGAAGGGAACTGGAAGTACTGGTTGTCGATGACGCCTCCACCGATGCCACCGTGGCAATCACCGCGGAGTTCGGCACACGTATTCCCGGCCTGAAGATCCTCACGCACCATGCCAACCGCGGGGTGTCCGCCGCCCGCAACACCGGGCTGGAAAACGCCAGCGGCGAATTCGTGGTCTTCCTGGATCCCGACGACTGGTTTGCCCCGAACCACCTGGCACAGCTGGCCGACGGGCTGGAGGCACTGGACGTGGACTTCGTGCGCTGCGACCACGTCCGGGTCACCGGCGCGAACCGGACCCTGCACCACGCTCCGCAAGCCAACCGAAACATCGTGTTGGACCCGGCCGACGACATCTCCCCCATCCACACCGCGACCATGATCGACTACCCCCTGGTCTGGGCGGGCATGTACCGCGCCGAGGTGCTGGAGTCCGCTGCACCGCGCTTCAACGAGGAGCTGCGCACCTGCGAGGACAGGGCCTGGATGTGGGAGCTGTGCCTCAACGCCAAAAGCTACGCGGTCCTGAACGCGCCGGGGGTTTTCTACCGCCGCGGACTTCCCGGCTCCCTCACGCAGGTCTTCGACGACCGGCAACTGGACTTCGTGGACGCCTATGCAGGGATCCTGGACATGGTGCTGGACGATCCGGCGCACGAGACCCACGCACCCAAGGCACTGCGGCAATTCCTCGCCGTTTCCTGCCACCACCTCAAGCGCTCCGCCGAGTTCCCGCCCGCCCTGCGCCAGGCCCTGCGCTTGCGCATCGCCGACCGGCTGGCGATGGTGCCGACACCGCTGCTGGAAGACGGGCTGGCCCAACTCGACGCCAAGCGCCGCAAGACATTGACCGGCCTGCGGCCCTCCGCCGCGGCCAAGAGGGAAAGCAAATGA
- a CDS encoding polysialyltransferase family glycosyltransferase, whose translation MIQLIQASTYFQVVSLAAMVDAGLLPEAERRVLVLANGSQMPEITTPLRGNPGFEALAARFDDVVDLGELLWPRRPGQFNPRNEELPLFEKLLRHRWDLGAGQVSLVLESIQVNPAQALARIFFDAPISVHSDGLMSYGPTRNKLSVQMTQRLRETIHIDLVPGLEPMLLLEAPVQRKVLRLEPLAAVFAELAAAAGPAGLDLPQGAALVVGQYLGSLGILDTARELELHHHMLLAAREAGAGSVVFKPHPSAGTTAALQLRARAESLGLEFRILHTDLLAETVITLMSPLVVISCFSTALISAKYMLGTPVIAVGTGDLLQELSPYQNSNRIPVSIVDALLVQELATPAEAGPDDELTPLLRAVAYCMQYRNLPGLREDAAAFLESNYSSFAAHFKRRRLAALDLPPTWAHPSRANRSRVWGRSIKRRALRVGSRSLEKLARTLQETSSRVSR comes from the coding sequence ATGATCCAACTCATCCAGGCGTCCACCTACTTCCAGGTCGTCTCGCTGGCCGCGATGGTCGATGCCGGCCTGCTCCCGGAGGCCGAGCGCCGCGTCCTGGTGCTGGCCAACGGCAGCCAGATGCCCGAAATCACCACACCGCTGCGCGGGAACCCGGGCTTCGAGGCCCTGGCCGCGCGCTTCGACGACGTGGTGGACCTGGGCGAGCTGCTGTGGCCACGCCGCCCGGGGCAGTTCAATCCCCGGAACGAGGAACTCCCGCTCTTCGAGAAGCTGTTGCGCCACCGCTGGGACCTCGGCGCGGGGCAGGTGTCGCTGGTGCTCGAATCCATCCAGGTGAACCCGGCACAGGCATTGGCCAGGATCTTCTTCGACGCACCGATTTCCGTGCATTCTGACGGGTTGATGTCCTACGGCCCCACGCGCAACAAGCTGTCCGTGCAGATGACCCAGCGCCTGCGCGAGACCATCCACATCGACCTGGTGCCGGGCCTGGAGCCCATGCTGCTGCTCGAGGCCCCGGTGCAGCGCAAGGTCCTGCGCCTCGAGCCGCTGGCCGCCGTCTTTGCCGAGCTGGCGGCCGCGGCAGGGCCCGCCGGCCTCGACCTGCCCCAAGGCGCAGCCCTGGTGGTGGGCCAGTACCTGGGCTCGCTGGGCATCCTCGACACGGCCAGGGAACTGGAGTTGCACCACCACATGCTGTTGGCAGCCAGGGAGGCCGGGGCGGGCTCCGTGGTGTTTAAGCCGCACCCCAGCGCCGGCACGACCGCCGCGCTGCAACTGCGTGCCCGCGCAGAGTCCCTGGGTCTGGAGTTCCGGATCCTGCACACCGACCTGCTGGCCGAAACCGTCATCACGCTCATGAGCCCGTTGGTGGTCATCTCCTGCTTCTCCACGGCATTGATCAGCGCCAAGTACATGCTTGGCACCCCCGTCATCGCCGTGGGCACCGGGGACTTGCTGCAGGAACTGAGCCCCTACCAGAACAGCAACCGCATCCCGGTCTCGATCGTCGACGCCCTGCTCGTCCAGGAGCTGGCAACCCCCGCCGAGGCGGGTCCCGACGACGAACTCACCCCACTGCTGCGCGCCGTGGCCTATTGCATGCAGTACCGCAACCTGCCCGGGCTTCGCGAGGATGCCGCCGCGTTCCTGGAGTCGAACTACTCGTCCTTTGCCGCGCATTTCAAGCGCCGTCGGCTGGCCGCCCTGGACCTGCCCCCGACCTGGGCCCACCCCTCGCGGGCCAACCGCAGCCGGGTCTGGGGACGCAGCATCAAGCGTCGTGCCCTGCGCGTCGGCTCCCGCTCCCTGGAAAAATTGGCACGCACGCTCCAGGAGACCTCTTCCCGTGTATCCCGCTGA
- a CDS encoding DUF6716 putative glycosyltransferase produces the protein MNNLSFRPSIVAVADSDSYLKLACTTLSALGPEWDRRVVLVRTPIAPTPEQIAAATAGTCFEAEDIPVIPRAALNYDSLEEHIIFAAATGPVVSELFTKLLRSKTNSARPAALISALPGVAYPATTKGWAYRRSGDAFIVHSHAEAREFSHLADMETGHSPDILVSKLPFLKTAGFPQPQTSPIDTVVFASQAKVPVQRAEREEILLALERVARLNPDVRVLVKLRARAGEPQTHAEAHPFDALWEQLVAEGKVGAGHVEFVTGAMDRVLVPGSALLTVSSTAALEAVDRGLPVLVMTDFGLNDQMLNSVFRGSGLLGTLDDAATLHFSFPNRAWLRENYFHRRGPEFISALSHYAQRAQNQALTTSNEQLAMVRDVAFRQRVRTSLPRPALEALLRIRRWWLRERGSRI, from the coding sequence GTGAACAATCTTTCATTCAGACCCAGCATCGTGGCCGTGGCCGACTCCGATTCCTACCTGAAGCTGGCCTGCACCACCCTCTCGGCCCTCGGACCGGAATGGGACCGCCGCGTGGTGTTGGTGCGCACCCCGATCGCCCCCACCCCGGAACAGATTGCCGCCGCGACCGCCGGCACCTGCTTCGAGGCCGAGGACATTCCGGTCATTCCGCGGGCCGCGCTGAATTACGACTCGCTCGAGGAACACATTATCTTTGCCGCTGCCACCGGGCCGGTGGTCAGCGAGCTTTTCACGAAGCTCCTGCGCTCCAAGACCAACTCGGCGCGCCCCGCTGCGCTGATCTCGGCGCTGCCCGGCGTCGCCTACCCGGCGACCACCAAGGGCTGGGCCTACCGGCGAAGCGGGGACGCGTTTATCGTGCATTCCCATGCCGAGGCCCGCGAATTCTCGCACCTGGCCGACATGGAGACCGGCCACAGCCCCGACATCCTGGTCTCGAAGCTTCCTTTCCTGAAGACCGCCGGGTTCCCGCAGCCCCAGACCTCCCCCATCGACACCGTGGTGTTTGCTTCCCAGGCCAAGGTCCCGGTCCAGCGCGCCGAACGCGAGGAGATCCTGCTGGCCCTTGAACGGGTGGCGCGGTTGAACCCGGACGTGCGCGTTCTGGTCAAGCTCCGCGCCCGTGCCGGGGAACCACAGACCCATGCAGAGGCCCACCCCTTCGACGCCCTGTGGGAGCAGCTGGTGGCCGAGGGGAAGGTCGGGGCCGGGCATGTGGAGTTCGTGACCGGAGCCATGGACCGGGTGCTGGTTCCCGGTTCCGCGTTGCTCACTGTCTCCTCCACGGCTGCGTTGGAGGCGGTGGATCGTGGACTGCCGGTATTGGTGATGACCGATTTCGGCCTCAATGACCAGATGCTCAACTCAGTCTTCCGAGGCTCCGGGCTCTTGGGAACCCTTGATGACGCGGCAACATTGCACTTTTCTTTCCCGAATCGCGCGTGGTTGCGGGAAAACTACTTCCACCGCCGCGGCCCGGAATTCATCTCCGCGCTTTCCCACTATGCCCAGCGTGCCCAGAACCAGGCGCTGACCACCTCGAACGAGCAGCTGGCCATGGTCCGTGACGTCGCTTTCAGGCAGCGAGTACGCACCTCGCTGCCACGCCCGGCCCTCGAGGCGTTGCTGCGGATACGGCGCTGGTGGCTGCGCGAACGCGGCTCCCGGATCTGA
- a CDS encoding inositol-3-phosphate synthase has product MSENPIRVAIVGVGNCATSLVQGVEYYRDADPQATVPGLMHVQFGKYHVNDVQFVAAFDVDDKKVGLDLADAIHASENNTIKIADVPTSGVTVQRGHTLDGLGKYYRETITESSAEPVDMVETLKAAQVDVLVCYLPVGSDAAAKFYAQACIDAGVAFVNALPVFIAGTKEWADKFTAAGVPIVGDDIKSQIGATITHRVMAKLFEDRGVTLDRTYQLNVGGNMDFKNMLERDRLESKKISKTQAVTSNTTAVLEADDVHIGPSDYVAWLDDRKWAFVRLEGRNFGDAPVSLEYKLEVWDSPNSAGVIIDAVRAAKIALDRGIGGPILSASSYFMKSPPEQYNDDIAKEKVEAFIRGEA; this is encoded by the coding sequence GTGTCGGAAAATCCGATTCGGGTTGCAATTGTTGGCGTAGGCAACTGCGCCACGTCATTGGTGCAAGGTGTTGAGTACTACCGTGACGCGGACCCGCAGGCCACGGTTCCCGGCCTGATGCACGTCCAGTTCGGCAAGTACCACGTCAATGACGTGCAATTCGTGGCGGCCTTCGACGTGGACGACAAGAAGGTCGGACTGGACCTGGCGGACGCCATCCACGCCTCCGAGAACAACACCATCAAGATCGCCGACGTCCCGACCTCGGGCGTCACGGTGCAGCGCGGCCACACCCTCGACGGCCTGGGCAAGTACTACCGCGAGACCATCACCGAGTCCTCCGCGGAGCCCGTGGACATGGTTGAGACGCTGAAAGCCGCACAGGTCGACGTCCTGGTCTGCTACCTGCCGGTCGGCTCCGACGCCGCCGCAAAGTTCTACGCACAGGCATGCATCGACGCCGGCGTGGCCTTCGTCAACGCCCTGCCGGTGTTCATTGCCGGCACCAAGGAGTGGGCCGACAAGTTCACCGCCGCCGGCGTCCCGATCGTCGGCGACGACATCAAGTCCCAGATCGGCGCCACCATCACCCACCGCGTGATGGCCAAGCTCTTTGAAGACCGCGGCGTCACCCTGGACCGCACCTACCAGCTCAATGTCGGCGGCAACATGGACTTCAAGAACATGCTCGAGCGCGACCGCCTGGAGTCCAAGAAGATCTCCAAGACCCAGGCCGTCACCTCCAACACCACCGCGGTGCTGGAGGCCGACGACGTGCACATTGGCCCGTCTGACTACGTCGCCTGGCTCGATGACCGCAAGTGGGCCTTCGTGCGCCTCGAAGGCCGCAACTTCGGTGATGCCCCGGTGTCCCTGGAATACAAGCTTGAGGTGTGGGACTCCCCCAACTCCGCAGGCGTCATCATCGATGCCGTGCGCGCCGCCAAGATCGCCCTGGACCGCGGCATCGGCGGACCGATTCTCTCGGCTTCCTCGTACTTCATGAAGTCGCCGCCGGAGCAGTACAACGACGACATCGCCAAGGAAAAGGTCGAGGCCTTCATCCGCGGCGAAGCCTAG
- a CDS encoding formate--tetrahydrofolate ligase, giving the protein MTAMPEADMSDLAIASRAVLKPISEIAASAGIPEDAVEAYGRYKAKIDPARLRARGAKLGKVVLVSGVSPTPAGEGKSTITVGLGDALAAAGAKTMIALREPSLGPIFGMKGGATGGGYSQVLPMDEINMHFTGDFHAITSANNLLMALLDNHLHQGNALEIDPRRITFKRVMDMNDRALRNIVIGLGGPTEGVPRETGFEITVASEVMAVFCLATGLDDLRTRLGRMTIGYTYAKTPVTVDDLGASGAMTMLLKDAIKPNLVQTMAGTPAFIHGGPFANIAHGCNSAIATNTARSLADIVVTEAGFGADLGAEKFMDIKARYAGCNPDAVVLVATIRALKMHGGVAKDALKSENVEAVRDGMANLVRHAQNVRKFGVQPVIGINRFTADTEEEIAVVTEWAAANGIECAVADVWGQGGEGAGELASAVLRAIEAPNNFAPLYDLDRPVEEKIQTVVREIYGGAGVEYSAAATRMLKQIHDNGWDNLPVCMAKTQYSFSDDPTLLGAPEGFTLHVRDLIPKTGAGFIVAITGTLMTMPGLPKVPASMRMDVDENGRAVGLS; this is encoded by the coding sequence ATGACAGCGATGCCGGAAGCCGACATGAGTGATCTAGCGATTGCTTCGCGGGCCGTGCTCAAGCCAATTTCCGAGATTGCCGCGTCGGCCGGGATTCCGGAAGACGCGGTTGAGGCCTACGGTCGCTACAAGGCCAAGATCGATCCGGCACGCCTGAGAGCACGCGGGGCGAAACTCGGAAAAGTGGTCTTGGTCAGCGGAGTATCCCCAACGCCTGCCGGGGAGGGGAAATCCACCATCACGGTGGGTCTGGGAGATGCCCTTGCGGCCGCCGGCGCCAAGACGATGATCGCCCTGCGCGAACCGTCGCTGGGGCCGATCTTCGGCATGAAGGGCGGAGCCACCGGTGGCGGTTACTCGCAGGTCCTGCCCATGGATGAGATCAACATGCATTTCACCGGGGATTTCCATGCCATCACCAGCGCGAACAACCTGCTGATGGCGCTACTCGACAACCATCTGCATCAGGGCAATGCCTTGGAAATTGACCCGCGCCGGATCACCTTCAAGCGCGTCATGGACATGAACGACCGAGCCCTGCGCAACATCGTGATCGGCCTTGGCGGCCCGACCGAAGGTGTTCCGCGCGAAACGGGATTTGAGATCACCGTGGCCTCGGAAGTCATGGCGGTCTTCTGCCTGGCAACCGGTCTCGATGACCTGCGGACTCGTCTGGGCCGGATGACGATCGGATACACCTACGCCAAGACCCCCGTCACCGTGGACGACCTAGGGGCGTCCGGCGCCATGACTATGTTGCTCAAGGACGCCATCAAGCCCAACCTCGTCCAGACCATGGCCGGAACGCCGGCGTTCATCCATGGAGGACCGTTCGCCAACATCGCCCACGGTTGCAACTCGGCTATCGCCACCAATACTGCCCGTTCGCTGGCCGACATCGTGGTCACCGAGGCCGGCTTCGGGGCGGATTTGGGCGCCGAGAAGTTCATGGACATCAAGGCCCGCTATGCCGGCTGCAATCCCGATGCGGTGGTCCTGGTGGCAACTATTCGTGCTCTTAAGATGCATGGCGGCGTGGCCAAAGACGCGTTGAAGAGCGAAAACGTCGAAGCGGTACGCGACGGCATGGCCAATCTGGTCCGGCACGCCCAAAACGTCAGGAAATTCGGGGTCCAGCCGGTTATCGGCATCAACAGGTTCACCGCGGACACCGAGGAAGAAATCGCGGTTGTCACCGAATGGGCAGCCGCCAACGGCATCGAATGCGCTGTGGCGGATGTCTGGGGACAGGGGGGAGAAGGGGCCGGTGAGCTGGCCTCCGCCGTGTTGCGGGCCATCGAGGCCCCGAACAATTTTGCCCCTCTCTACGACTTGGATCGTCCCGTCGAGGAGAAGATCCAGACGGTCGTGCGGGAGATCTACGGAGGCGCCGGAGTCGAGTATTCCGCAGCTGCCACGCGGATGCTCAAGCAAATCCATGACAACGGCTGGGACAATCTCCCGGTGTGCATGGCCAAGACCCAGTACTCGTTCTCCGACGACCCCACGCTGCTGGGCGCTCCCGAGGGGTTCACGCTGCACGTGCGGGATCTCATTCCCAAGACCGGTGCCGGGTTCATCGTGGCGATCACCGGGACCCTCATGACAATGCCGGGCCTGCCCAAGGTTCCGGCCTCGATGCGCATGGATGTTGACGAAAACGGGCGGGCCGTCGGCCTGTCGTAA